The following are encoded together in the Desulfitobacterium chlororespirans DSM 11544 genome:
- a CDS encoding AAA family ATPase, protein MKIAVTGKGGVGKTTLSGTLARLLAADGYRVLAVDADPDANLASALGIPEENYRGITPFAKMKALAEERTGADGGYGTFFILNPKVDDLPEQFCVEHEGVKLLLMGTVEQGGSGCVCPEHTLIKRLMQHLLVQRDEVVIMDMEAGIEHLGRGTAGAVDALIVVVEPGRRSVQTARQIQELTHDLGIQRVFVVASKVRSAEDLAFVGEALSDFPLLGHVTFSREIMDADLAGQALFDLGGEPVKEIRKIKENLIQLISSMDE, encoded by the coding sequence ATGAAAATAGCAGTGACAGGCAAAGGCGGCGTCGGCAAGACAACCCTTTCCGGAACCTTGGCCCGCCTATTGGCAGCTGACGGTTACCGGGTATTGGCGGTGGATGCAGACCCTGATGCTAATCTGGCTTCTGCTCTGGGCATTCCTGAGGAGAACTACCGGGGAATCACTCCCTTCGCCAAGATGAAGGCACTGGCTGAGGAGCGGACGGGAGCCGACGGTGGCTATGGCACCTTTTTCATCCTCAACCCTAAAGTGGATGATTTGCCGGAGCAGTTTTGCGTGGAGCATGAAGGTGTTAAGCTGCTTTTGATGGGTACGGTGGAGCAGGGCGGCTCAGGATGTGTCTGTCCTGAGCACACCCTGATCAAGCGGCTGATGCAGCACCTTCTGGTGCAGAGAGACGAAGTGGTCATTATGGACATGGAAGCCGGCATCGAGCATTTGGGCCGGGGAACGGCAGGTGCGGTGGATGCCTTGATCGTGGTGGTCGAGCCGGGGCGGCGGAGTGTCCAGACGGCACGTCAAATTCAGGAGCTGACCCATGATCTGGGGATTCAAAGGGTTTTTGTGGTGGCCAGCAAAGTAAGGAGCGCTGAAGATTTGGCGTTTGTGGGAGAGGCTCTCAGTGATTTTCCCCTGCTGGGCCATGTCACTTTCAGCAGAGAGATTATGGATGCCGACTTGGCCGGCCAAGCCCTCTTTGATCTGGGCGGTGAGCCGGTCAAGGAGATTAGGAAGATAAAAGAAAACTTGATTCAGTTGATCAGCTCAATGGATGAGTAA
- a CDS encoding amino acid ABC transporter ATP-binding protein: MKLKISNLEKAFAGKTVLKDINIDLEHFRSLAIIGPSGGGKSTLLRMIAGLQRPDRGEIHINGERIDYSEIHLQEYRKTIGVVFQSYNLFPHLTALANITLPLMVVHKFSKEKAERIALELLERFQLKVHMDKKPHQLSGGQQQRIAVARALSIESRFLLFDEPTSALDPELTSEVLDMIKELQEQNQDLILVTHEMGFARQSCDYVLFIADGQIIEHGSSARIFKEPQSLELKNFLNKILEWR, translated from the coding sequence ATGAAGCTTAAAATCAGCAATCTGGAAAAAGCTTTTGCCGGCAAAACAGTGCTTAAAGATATCAATATCGATTTGGAACATTTTCGTTCCCTGGCGATTATTGGTCCTTCAGGAGGCGGTAAATCCACACTTTTGCGGATGATCGCCGGTTTGCAAAGGCCCGATCGTGGGGAAATCCACATAAATGGCGAAAGAATCGACTATTCGGAAATCCATTTGCAGGAATACCGCAAAACGATTGGCGTAGTCTTTCAGTCTTATAATCTGTTTCCCCATCTGACAGCCCTGGCTAATATCACCCTGCCTTTGATGGTTGTTCATAAATTCAGCAAAGAGAAAGCCGAAAGGATCGCTTTGGAGCTGCTGGAGCGGTTTCAATTAAAAGTGCATATGGATAAGAAACCCCATCAATTGTCGGGAGGACAGCAGCAGCGTATTGCCGTAGCCAGGGCCTTATCCATTGAATCCCGTTTTTTGCTCTTTGATGAACCGACCTCGGCCCTCGATCCGGAGCTGACCAGCGAGGTTCTGGACATGATTAAAGAGCTGCAGGAGCAGAACCAAGATTTAATTCTGGTGACTCATGAGATGGGGTTCGCCCGTCAGTCCTGCGATTATGTGCTTTTTATTGCCGATGGCCAAATTATTGAACATGGATCCAGCGCAAGAATTTTTAAAGAACCGCAAAGCCTGGAGCTGAAGAATTTTCTTAATAAGATTCTAGAGTGGCGATAA
- a CDS encoding amino acid ABC transporter permease — protein sequence MNRPNLLWKNEESHHPTRVQQAFNIALVSAFMLGVLLWAFYSLDYTLRLDTVYLYRAKFIDGFLMTIIIAFFSLILSLIIGSFLAFAGKSRFLPLHYFSKAYVEIIRGTPLLVQIYVFFYIIATAMHLSNRYVLGVVILSVFSGAYICEIIRAGIESIEASQIETARSLGFTSYQRYRYIIIPQVFKRILPPLAGQLVSLIKDSSLLSVIAVSELTKNVQEVDSFTFATFENYIVLALLYMILTVPISYASKVLERKFNYEA from the coding sequence TTGAATCGGCCTAATTTATTGTGGAAAAATGAAGAATCTCATCATCCCACTCGTGTGCAGCAAGCCTTCAATATCGCACTGGTCAGCGCCTTTATGCTTGGCGTCCTGCTTTGGGCTTTTTACAGCCTCGACTATACGCTGCGGCTGGACACCGTTTATCTGTATAGGGCCAAGTTTATCGACGGCTTCCTGATGACGATCATTATTGCTTTTTTTTCCCTGATCCTAAGCCTGATCATCGGGAGTTTCTTGGCGTTTGCTGGAAAATCAAGATTTTTGCCTTTGCATTATTTTAGTAAGGCCTATGTGGAAATCATCAGAGGAACTCCGCTGCTGGTCCAGATTTATGTGTTTTTTTATATTATTGCTACCGCGATGCACCTCAGCAATCGTTATGTCCTGGGGGTTGTCATTTTATCGGTTTTTTCCGGGGCGTATATCTGTGAAATTATCCGGGCAGGGATTGAGAGCATCGAAGCGTCCCAGATCGAAACTGCGCGATCGCTGGGTTTCACATCCTACCAACGCTATCGTTATATCATCATTCCCCAGGTGTTCAAAAGGATCTTACCGCCGTTGGCCGGCCAGCTGGTGTCATTGATCAAGGACTCTTCACTTTTGTCGGTAATTGCCGTCAGCGAGCTGACCAAGAACGTTCAGGAGGTCGATTCATTCACCTTTGCCACCTTTGAGAACTACATTGTGCTGGCGCTTTTATACATGATCCTGACCGTACCGATTTCCTATGCCTCGAAGGTTTTGGAAAGGAAATTCAATTATGAAGCTTAA
- a CDS encoding transporter substrate-binding domain-containing protein translates to MKKSYLLLLTAALLISSILLGCSKSQAPANQPSQTGNDAAAQELIVGMELAYPPFEMTDEKGNPTGVSVDFAKDLGAALDRPVKIENMAFSGLIPALQTKKIDMVISSMTITDERKKTVDFSEPYAKAWLALLINEQSSVKEVKDLNAPGRKVAVKNGTTGHIYAQANLPQAEIMVFEKESACILEVSQGKADAFIYDTLSIYRAWKQNEKTTRANLNPFQDKVEEWGVALRQDDKELTAKVNQFIGEYKKNGGFTRLAERYLPQEKKDFAALGVKFFFD, encoded by the coding sequence ATGAAAAAAAGTTACCTTCTGCTGCTAACGGCGGCTTTGCTGATAAGTTCAATTTTATTGGGGTGCAGCAAGAGCCAGGCACCGGCAAACCAGCCGTCCCAAACGGGCAATGACGCGGCGGCGCAAGAGCTCATAGTGGGTATGGAACTGGCCTATCCGCCTTTTGAGATGACCGATGAAAAAGGGAACCCGACAGGTGTCAGTGTTGATTTTGCCAAAGACTTAGGCGCGGCTTTGGACCGACCGGTTAAAATCGAAAACATGGCGTTCAGCGGTCTTATACCGGCTTTGCAAACCAAGAAAATTGATATGGTTATTTCTTCAATGACGATTACGGACGAACGGAAAAAAACCGTTGATTTTTCTGAACCCTATGCCAAAGCTTGGCTGGCCTTGTTGATCAATGAGCAATCTTCGGTGAAAGAGGTTAAGGATCTCAATGCGCCGGGGCGTAAGGTGGCCGTCAAGAATGGTACGACAGGGCATATTTATGCCCAAGCCAATCTGCCGCAAGCAGAAATCATGGTTTTTGAGAAAGAAAGCGCTTGTATTCTCGAAGTCAGCCAAGGGAAAGCCGATGCTTTTATCTATGATACCTTGAGCATTTACAGAGCCTGGAAACAGAACGAAAAAACGACCCGGGCCAATTTGAACCCATTCCAGGATAAAGTTGAAGAATGGGGCGTTGCCTTGCGTCAGGATGATAAGGAATTGACGGCTAAGGTCAATCAGTTCATCGGCGAGTACAAGAAAAATGGCGGCTTCACAAGACTAGCGGAAAGATATTTGCCTCAAGAGAAGAAAGACTTCGCTGCTCTGGGCGTGAAATTTTTCTTCGACTAA
- a CDS encoding alpha/beta fold hydrolase, which yields MPYIKVRGKSIFYRQSDNAISHRPTILCVHGAGGTGEKWANQLSGIKDYHLIALDLPGHGLSEGEAVHSIQSYKESIWEFAQAMKLASFVIAGHSMGGAIALQFALDYPDWLKGLIIVDSGGRLRVNPVMLESLSRGEHPLESIQFSYSPKAAAKILEDAAEEMKAVSTQVLWADFQACDNFNAIDSVQRINLPTLVICGQEDRMTPVKYSEYLAQQIPQASLVLIPEAGHMAMIEQPQAVNKAIIEFMMDSLKSAKR from the coding sequence ATGCCTTATATTAAAGTCCGAGGGAAAAGTATTTTTTACCGGCAAAGCGATAACGCTATTTCCCACAGACCGACCATCTTATGTGTGCATGGTGCCGGCGGAACCGGAGAAAAGTGGGCAAATCAACTATCCGGGATTAAGGATTATCATCTTATTGCTCTCGACCTTCCCGGCCATGGACTTTCGGAGGGAGAAGCGGTTCATTCCATACAGAGTTATAAGGAAAGCATCTGGGAATTTGCCCAAGCCATGAAGTTAGCATCTTTTGTCATAGCCGGGCATTCCATGGGCGGCGCAATTGCCCTGCAGTTTGCTTTGGACTATCCGGATTGGTTAAAAGGCCTGATCATTGTTGACAGCGGCGGCAGGTTGAGGGTGAACCCTGTGATGCTGGAAAGCTTGTCACGGGGAGAACATCCCTTGGAGAGTATTCAATTCAGCTATTCTCCTAAGGCTGCTGCAAAGATCCTGGAAGATGCTGCTGAAGAAATGAAAGCTGTATCAACCCAGGTTTTATGGGCGGATTTTCAAGCCTGCGATAATTTTAATGCAATAGACAGTGTTCAGCGGATTAATCTGCCGACTTTGGTTATTTGCGGACAGGAGGATAGAATGACGCCGGTTAAGTATTCTGAATATCTTGCTCAGCAAATACCTCAGGCATCACTTGTGCTCATTCCGGAGGCGGGTCATATGGCTATGATCGAACAGCCGCAAGCAGTCAATAAGGCTATCATAGAATTCATGATGGACAGCTTGAAGTCCGCAAAAAGATGA
- a CDS encoding Uma2 family endonuclease: protein MSLPEENRKYTYADYLTWPTDERWEIIDGMPYMQSALSWQHQKVSGELYRQISNGLFGSSCMIFAAPFDLRIPEKEEKDEETAFVVQPDLVVICDKAGLKGTGYSGTPAMVIEITLPSTNKRDRLDKFNKYEKAGVEEYWIVEPEAKLISVFALQRDGRYGRPEIYSEQGRIHLGMFPDLTVDLDAVFKDI from the coding sequence ATGTCCTTGCCGGAGGAGAACCGGAAGTATACCTATGCAGATTATCTGACATGGCCAACTGATGAAAGATGGGAGATCATCGATGGTATGCCTTATATGCAGTCTGCTCTGTCGTGGCAGCATCAGAAAGTATCGGGTGAGCTTTACAGGCAAATATCCAATGGCCTTTTTGGGTCATCCTGTATGATTTTTGCTGCTCCTTTTGATTTGAGAATTCCTGAAAAAGAAGAAAAGGATGAAGAGACTGCTTTTGTAGTCCAGCCTGATCTGGTTGTAATATGTGACAAGGCGGGGCTAAAAGGGACAGGATACTCTGGGACTCCGGCTATGGTCATAGAGATTACATTACCATCAACGAATAAAAGGGATAGACTGGATAAATTTAATAAGTATGAGAAAGCTGGAGTTGAAGAATATTGGATCGTTGAACCGGAGGCCAAGCTTATAAGTGTCTTTGCTCTTCAAAGGGATGGCCGTTATGGCAGGCCGGAGATATACTCTGAACAGGGTCGGATACACCTTGGCATGTTTCCTGATTTAACGGTTGATCTTGATGCTGTCTTTAAGGATATTTAG
- a CDS encoding vitamin B12 dependent-methionine synthase activation domain-containing protein: protein MNTKVMAPIPFTIDRDLLFRHLDIKPDKPYAEEVENMIEQALKIGKPKAAYRLVYIESKGEDFVVVDRIKFTSRVLRVNLEETFKVVPYVITCGEELEEWAKTFHHMFETYCADGIMEAVMRSAQVGFFAQIAEEYNLGHAVNMNPGSLEDWPLKEQAPLFQLLGDTKGLIGVELKESFLMSPIKTVSGFRFSKEGSYENCQLCPREKCPGRRAPYEQNLYAEKYQLK from the coding sequence ATGAATACAAAAGTAATGGCGCCTATTCCCTTTACTATCGATCGTGATTTGCTGTTTAGACATTTAGATATCAAGCCGGACAAACCTTATGCCGAAGAAGTCGAAAACATGATTGAGCAAGCATTGAAAATCGGCAAACCCAAGGCTGCCTACCGATTAGTCTATATAGAATCCAAGGGCGAGGATTTTGTCGTCGTGGATAGGATTAAGTTCACCAGCAGAGTATTGCGGGTCAACCTGGAAGAAACCTTTAAAGTCGTCCCTTATGTTATCACTTGCGGAGAAGAACTTGAAGAATGGGCAAAAACCTTTCATCATATGTTTGAAACCTATTGTGCCGATGGAATTATGGAAGCAGTTATGCGTTCCGCCCAGGTGGGATTTTTTGCCCAAATTGCGGAAGAATATAATTTAGGCCATGCCGTCAATATGAATCCCGGTTCTCTTGAAGATTGGCCGCTCAAAGAACAAGCACCTTTATTCCAACTTTTAGGTGATACCAAGGGTTTAATCGGAGTGGAACTGAAAGAGAGCTTTCTCATGAGCCCTATCAAAACCGTATCCGGTTTCCGCTTTTCCAAGGAAGGAAGCTACGAGAATTGCCAGCTTTGCCCCAGAGAGAAGTGTCCCGGACGGAGAGCCCCCTATGAGCAAAATTTGTATGCGGAAAAGTATCAATTAAAGTGA
- a CDS encoding sensor histidine kinase — translation MHKISLRLRITLLVGLILVLLTTALTIASILSANHYFVMPQLQEATFTPISIEPVEITTLENFQIEHGFDEFVNPPDNMVQMQITTAQRGFSLQSIAVLIVIIVFGLVITYWIMGRALRPLTVLSETIHDINAHNLSKSIAENSAKDEVGSITVSFNGMLDRLKGSFEQQKRFSASAAHELKTPLATMKTSLQVLQLDDSPSLDDYKDAIAVMEHNIERLISIVNDLLLLSSEGKTELNDEISLHTLFGGIVEELKEAIQDKNLCCILPQNDCLITGSSMLLRSAFYNLFENAVKYNKEGGTVEVTFQKTPDGKAAVSICDTGIGMSEEEAERVFEPFFRADRSCIRQIPGNGLGMSIIRTIIERHGGEIQVESKLNMGTKVRVVL, via the coding sequence ATGCATAAAATATCGCTCAGGTTGCGCATTACCCTTTTGGTGGGACTCATTCTGGTGCTGCTGACAACGGCGCTGACCATAGCTTCTATTCTGAGCGCAAACCATTATTTTGTCATGCCCCAGCTACAGGAGGCCACTTTTACGCCAATATCCATAGAGCCAGTGGAGATCACGACGCTGGAGAATTTCCAGATAGAGCATGGATTTGATGAGTTTGTAAATCCACCTGACAACATGGTCCAGATGCAAATCACAACCGCGCAGAGGGGATTTTCCCTTCAAAGTATTGCCGTGTTGATTGTCATCATCGTCTTTGGTCTCGTCATTACCTATTGGATCATGGGCAGGGCGTTAAGGCCCCTTACAGTATTAAGCGAAACCATCCACGATATCAACGCCCATAATCTAAGCAAATCCATCGCGGAGAACAGCGCGAAAGATGAGGTGGGCAGCATCACCGTTTCCTTTAACGGTATGCTTGACAGGCTTAAAGGCTCCTTCGAACAGCAGAAACGCTTTTCCGCCAGCGCGGCCCATGAATTAAAAACACCCCTGGCCACCATGAAGACCTCCCTGCAGGTATTGCAACTGGACGATTCTCCAAGCCTTGACGACTATAAGGATGCCATTGCGGTTATGGAGCACAATATTGAGCGGCTGATTTCGATCGTCAACGATTTGCTTTTGTTATCCTCCGAGGGGAAAACGGAACTCAATGACGAAATTTCCCTGCATACTTTGTTTGGCGGGATAGTTGAAGAACTCAAAGAGGCTATTCAAGATAAAAATCTTTGCTGTATTCTTCCGCAAAACGACTGTCTGATCACAGGCAGTTCGATGCTGCTCCGCTCGGCTTTCTACAACCTGTTTGAAAATGCCGTCAAGTATAATAAAGAGGGCGGTACGGTGGAGGTGACCTTTCAAAAAACGCCTGACGGAAAAGCCGCCGTATCCATATGCGACACAGGCATAGGAATGTCGGAAGAAGAAGCGGAGCGGGTATTTGAGCCGTTTTTTCGTGCAGACCGTTCCTGCATCAGGCAGATTCCCGGAAACGGTTTGGGGATGTCCATCATACGCACGATTATCGAAAGGCACGGTGGAGAGATTCAGGTAGAAAGCAAACTGAACATGGGCACGAAAGTCAGGGTGGTCCTGTAA
- a CDS encoding response regulator transcription factor — protein MKILLAEDEKSLSSAIAKGLRKLGYAVDQIYDGEDALAYLEINEYDLLILDLNMPKVDGLTVLNTLRKADSELKVLILSARSEIEDKVRGLDSGANDYLAKPFDFEELTARIRNLLRWSFTYKESHLTCGGLELDIPGKAVAVGGVPVNLTNKEYSILEYLMFHMGKVVGAEEIIEHVWDSEADLFSNSFKYHMHSLKKKLSENGGDCIKNIRGQGYVIREEKADA, from the coding sequence GTGAAAATACTGTTGGCGGAAGATGAAAAGTCTTTGTCATCAGCCATTGCCAAAGGACTCAGAAAGTTGGGCTATGCGGTCGACCAAATTTATGATGGCGAGGACGCGTTGGCATATCTTGAAATAAATGAATATGACCTGCTCATACTGGACCTCAATATGCCCAAGGTGGACGGCCTAACCGTCCTGAATACCCTTCGCAAAGCCGATAGCGAGCTCAAGGTGTTGATTTTATCGGCAAGAAGCGAGATTGAGGATAAAGTGCGGGGGCTGGACAGCGGCGCCAATGATTATTTGGCAAAGCCCTTTGATTTTGAAGAGCTGACCGCCAGAATACGGAATCTGCTGCGCTGGTCCTTTACCTATAAGGAAAGCCACTTGACTTGCGGCGGTCTTGAACTGGATATACCGGGCAAGGCTGTCGCTGTCGGCGGCGTGCCTGTCAACCTGACCAATAAAGAATATTCCATCTTAGAGTACCTGATGTTCCATATGGGAAAAGTTGTTGGGGCTGAAGAAATCATTGAGCATGTCTGGGACAGCGAAGCGGATTTGTTTTCCAATTCCTTCAAATACCACATGCATTCCCTGAAAAAGAAATTGTCGGAAAACGGGGGGGACTGCATCAAAAATATCCGGGGGCAGGGCTATGTCATACGGGAGGAAAAGGCTGATGCATAA
- a CDS encoding HEPN domain-containing protein: MMQTEDIINYWRDSSDKDYFTMMNLFKSKDYHWSLFLGHLVLEKLLKALFVKNIGEENVPRTHNLLLLANKARLSTDNAKEDLLDLITTFNISTRYPDYQHTFYKKCTDTYTEERIAEIKELRLWLISILESN, translated from the coding sequence ATGATGCAGACGGAAGACATCATTAACTATTGGAGAGATTCATCAGATAAAGACTATTTTACGATGATGAATTTGTTCAAGAGTAAAGATTATCATTGGAGCCTCTTCCTTGGACATTTAGTTCTCGAAAAACTTCTCAAAGCACTATTCGTTAAAAATATAGGTGAAGAAAATGTACCCCGAACCCATAATTTGCTTCTACTAGCCAATAAAGCAAGGCTATCTACGGATAATGCAAAAGAAGACTTGCTTGACCTTATAACGACTTTTAACATAAGCACCAGATATCCTGATTACCAGCACACTTTCTATAAGAAATGTACAGATACATATACCGAAGAAAGAATAGCCGAGATTAAGGAGCTGAGATTATGGCTAATTTCGATCCTGGAGAGCAATTAA
- a CDS encoding nucleotidyltransferase domain-containing protein → MANFDPGEQLNTIIFKYAANLKKHLDLHSVYLFGSYANGKHQQDSDIDIAVVAEGFSGDIIEDTHMLMKLRRNIDNRIEPHPFSIHEFTENNPFVREIINNGIKVI, encoded by the coding sequence ATGGCTAATTTCGATCCTGGAGAGCAATTAAATACAATTATTTTCAAGTATGCCGCCAACCTCAAAAAACATTTGGATTTGCATAGTGTATATCTTTTTGGTTCTTATGCCAATGGCAAACATCAGCAAGATAGTGACATTGATATTGCTGTAGTTGCCGAAGGTTTCTCTGGTGATATTATTGAGGATACACATATGTTAATGAAGTTAAGAAGAAACATCGACAACAGAATAGAACCTCATCCCTTTTCCATCCATGAATTTACTGAGAATAATCCGTTTGTAAGAGAAATAATAAATAACGGCATAAAAGTTATTTAG
- a CDS encoding DUF4829 domain-containing protein: MDIGESTKFSKEEVQTAVNCVIENFEESFKGCYLLKLWYDEKESNSEFVTYMSFGKGSVNGVKKENVIVLFSNFYVGGTGGKGSLNPYSLYNDRNWILIRDSESGNWRIDDSGY, translated from the coding sequence ATTGATATTGGAGAATCTACAAAATTTAGCAAAGAAGAAGTACAGACAGCAGTAAACTGTGTAATAGAGAATTTTGAGGAAAGCTTCAAGGGGTGTTATCTTCTCAAACTATGGTATGACGAAAAAGAATCAAATTCGGAATTTGTAACTTATATGTCTTTTGGAAAAGGTTCGGTCAATGGAGTTAAAAAGGAAAATGTGATTGTTTTATTTTCGAATTTCTATGTCGGTGGTACCGGTGGAAAAGGCAGCTTGAATCCGTATTCACTATACAATGACCGGAATTGGATACTTATCAGAGATAGTGAGTCAGGTAATTGGAGAATAGACGATTCGGGATATTAG
- a CDS encoding ABC transporter ATP-binding protein, with translation MNIIELKEIYKIYGKSDYRTIALNNINLAIEKGDFLAIMGPSGSGKSTFLNILGCMDVPTSGEYYLNGVLTNSQSDRALSNIRNHTVSFIFQNFALLKDYSLYENIELPLLHRKIPAKQKKEKIMHYASKLGINSILRKKPQETSGGQQQRAAIARALVCESEVILADEPTGALDQKTGENLLLLLKQINQEGKTILIVTHDNKTANYANKIITINDGEIV, from the coding sequence ATGAATATCATTGAACTGAAAGAAATCTATAAGATTTACGGCAAAAGCGATTACCGGACTATCGCGCTCAATAATATAAATCTGGCCATAGAAAAAGGAGATTTTCTGGCGATTATGGGGCCCTCCGGCTCGGGAAAATCTACCTTCTTAAATATTTTAGGTTGTATGGATGTTCCTACAAGCGGAGAGTATTATTTAAATGGAGTTCTAACAAATTCGCAGTCCGACAGGGCGTTAAGCAATATCCGAAATCATACGGTCAGTTTTATTTTTCAGAATTTTGCTCTTCTCAAAGACTACAGCCTTTATGAAAATATTGAGTTACCCCTTCTTCATCGGAAAATACCGGCTAAACAAAAAAAGGAAAAAATCATGCATTATGCCTCAAAACTTGGAATAAACAGTATTCTTCGGAAAAAACCCCAGGAAACATCGGGTGGACAACAACAACGGGCGGCCATCGCCAGAGCTCTGGTATGCGAATCAGAAGTCATTTTGGCTGATGAGCCAACTGGCGCGTTAGATCAAAAAACGGGAGAAAATCTGCTGTTGCTGTTAAAACAGATTAATCAGGAAGGGAAAACAATTTTGATCGTGACCCACGACAACAAAACGGCAAACTATGCGAATAAGATAATAACAATTAATGACGGCGAAATTGTTTGA
- a CDS encoding ABC transporter permease → MPSIKIALKSLGKRKLTTILFIVQFTITIYMLHTAVMGIKTNSYQENQINRYLNADINKTMHLTLFNVTYAEYFRSSFLTLAEYINDLPGVEGFGGYDLTNTFFAELENDNAFLTKRKELTKGSFKEQYPHAVEIIKMDQGVYQLAKLQIVQGRNFQDSDFNPDQKTIPILIGEAYSQIIKLDQMITDSNTGIQYKVIGFIGNDSRWFNEHDYIGNKLVSLSDKFVAPFSSSENSILEKSNSLFYTLSNTEEQENISMLIENKAKELNLGIACKSIREELLLYKQNNREIMFSHLFICIFLGVMSLFGLITVSVSTVLARKREFGIRMVTGASKAYIRSLIIKENFIIIAISALLASLAILTMNYLAVKQAINDGEMINPMQDSSLETVLLSIIIIMGITFFSSILPVHKVNSLKPVEMIGGNDR, encoded by the coding sequence ATGCCATCCATTAAGATTGCCTTAAAGTCTTTGGGAAAAAGAAAACTGACAACGATTCTTTTCATCGTGCAGTTTACAATTACTATTTATATGTTGCATACAGCCGTTATGGGTATCAAGACAAACTCTTATCAAGAAAATCAAATCAACAGGTATCTCAACGCAGATATTAATAAAACAATGCATTTAACGCTATTCAACGTAACGTATGCCGAATACTTCAGGTCAAGTTTTCTTACCCTCGCCGAGTATATAAATGACCTGCCGGGAGTTGAAGGTTTTGGAGGGTACGACTTAACAAATACCTTTTTTGCAGAACTTGAGAATGATAACGCTTTTTTGACGAAAAGAAAGGAATTAACCAAAGGCTCCTTTAAGGAGCAATACCCTCATGCCGTCGAGATCATTAAGATGGATCAAGGGGTATATCAGTTAGCAAAATTACAAATAGTCCAGGGCAGGAATTTTCAGGACAGTGACTTCAATCCGGATCAGAAAACGATTCCGATATTAATTGGCGAAGCTTATTCTCAAATAATAAAACTGGATCAGATGATAACAGACAGCAATACCGGAATTCAATATAAAGTGATCGGTTTTATCGGCAATGACAGCCGTTGGTTCAATGAGCATGATTATATCGGCAATAAGCTGGTCAGCCTGTCCGATAAATTCGTTGCCCCTTTTTCGTCTTCGGAAAATTCAATACTGGAAAAGTCCAACTCGTTATTTTATACCCTCAGCAATACTGAAGAGCAGGAGAATATCAGCATGCTCATTGAAAACAAAGCAAAGGAATTGAACCTCGGAATCGCGTGTAAATCGATCAGAGAAGAACTGCTCCTTTACAAACAAAATAACAGGGAGATTATGTTTAGCCACCTATTCATCTGTATCTTCCTGGGGGTTATGTCGCTTTTTGGGTTGATTACCGTCAGCGTCTCCACCGTTTTAGCCAGGAAGAGAGAATTTGGGATAAGGATGGTGACGGGGGCCAGCAAAGCGTATATTCGATCTTTAATCATAAAAGAAAACTTTATTATTATTGCCATTTCCGCATTATTGGCAAGTCTAGCTATTTTGACTATGAATTATCTCGCCGTAAAACAAGCAATAAACGACGGAGAAATGATAAATCCAATGCAAGATAGCAGTCTGGAAACCGTCTTATTGTCAATCATCATTATTATGGGGATAACGTTTTTTTCATCGATACTACCCGTTCATAAGGTTAATTCCTTAAAACCGGTGGAAATGATAGGAGGCAATGATCGATGA